One genomic window of Parasteatoda tepidariorum isolate YZ-2023 chromosome 9, CAS_Ptep_4.0, whole genome shotgun sequence includes the following:
- the LOC139426548 gene encoding uncharacterized protein, which translates to MRAQLQHDPLSSRFSEQLLDIGNGKIQLYEDTQYIRLPQNFCNMVPTKEELIKSIFPDLPHNYTNHAWLRERAILAAKNLDVDAINFKVQQSLPGSEITFKSIDTVVDPDEVVNYPAEFLNSLDLPGMPPHNLGLKIGSPIILLEI; encoded by the coding sequence ATGCGTGCTCAACTTCAACATGATCCATTATCGTCAAGATTTTCTGAACAACTGTTAGACATTGGCAATGGTAAAATTCAATTGTATGAAGATACACAATATATTCGACTCCCACAGAATTTTTGCAACATGGTGCCTACCAAAGAGGagttaataaaaagtatctttCCAGATTTGCCACATAATTATACTAATCATGCATGGCTACGTGAGCGAGCTATTTTAGCCgcaaaaaatttagatgttGACGCAATCAATTTTAAAGTACAACAATCATTGCCTGGTAGTGAAATTACATTCAAATCGATTGACACTGTTGTTGATCCTGATGAAGTTGTCAACTATCCTGCcgagtttttaaattcactggATTTACCTGGAATGCCACCCCATAATTTGGGATTGAAGATTGGTTCACCtataattttgttagaaatttga